In a single window of the Notamacropus eugenii isolate mMacEug1 chromosome 4, mMacEug1.pri_v2, whole genome shotgun sequence genome:
- the LY96 gene encoding lymphocyte antigen 96 isoform X3 → MHVSTSLSVCISWKVHYQDDKKPIPTIDVRPCLNWKNTRGNLSLYYVPRRDMKDLYFNIHAKLKSSVILPLRKEVFCHGNDGDYSFCRVLKGETINTTVSFSFSFLKFPKGLYILIAEAFSGGIEDSLFCCNITLKLK, encoded by the exons atgcatgtgtcaacttcATTATCAGTGTGTAtatcctggaaagtacactaccaag ATGACAAGAAACCCATACCAACAATAGATGTTAGACCCTGTTTGAATTGGAAAAACACTAGAGGAAATTTGTCTCTTTACTATGTTCCAC ggaGAGACATGAAAGAcctatattttaatattcatgCAAAATTAAAATCATCTGTAATACTTCCACTGAGGAAAGAAGTCTTTTGCCATGGGAATGATGGTGATTACTCATTCTGCAGAGTTTTAAAGGGAG AGACCATCAATACAACAGTGTCCTTTTCCTTCTCGTTCCTAAAGTTTCCAAag GGACTCTATATTCTTATTGCAGAAGCCTTCTCTGGTGGTATAGAAGATTCATTGTTTTGTTGTAATATTACACTCAAActcaaataa
- the LY96 gene encoding lymphocyte antigen 96 isoform X1: MLQIVFFSILLTFTFIESVKNMWICNTSDAELTYSSCDDKKPIPTIDVRPCLNWKNTRGNLSLYYVPRRDMKDLYFNIHAKLKSSVILPLRKEVFCHGNDGDYSFCRVLKGETINTTVSFSFSFLKFPKGLYILIAEAFSGGIEDSLFCCNITLKLK; this comes from the exons ATGCTTCAGATTGTGTTTTTCTCCATCCTGTTAACTTTCACATTCATTGAATCAGTGAAAAATATGTGGATCTGCAACACCTCAGATGCAGAGCTAACATACTCTTCCTGTG ATGACAAGAAACCCATACCAACAATAGATGTTAGACCCTGTTTGAATTGGAAAAACACTAGAGGAAATTTGTCTCTTTACTATGTTCCAC ggaGAGACATGAAAGAcctatattttaatattcatgCAAAATTAAAATCATCTGTAATACTTCCACTGAGGAAAGAAGTCTTTTGCCATGGGAATGATGGTGATTACTCATTCTGCAGAGTTTTAAAGGGAG AGACCATCAATACAACAGTGTCCTTTTCCTTCTCGTTCCTAAAGTTTCCAAag GGACTCTATATTCTTATTGCAGAAGCCTTCTCTGGTGGTATAGAAGATTCATTGTTTTGTTGTAATATTACACTCAAActcaaataa
- the LY96 gene encoding lymphocyte antigen 96 isoform X2 gives MLQIVFFSILLTFTFIESVKNMWICNTSDAELTYSSCDDKKPIPTIDVRPCLNWKNTRGNLSLYYVPRRDMKDLYFNIHAKLKSSVILPLRKEVFCHGNDGDYSFCRVLKGETINTTVSFSFSFLKFPKSSLQSEVIVTLLM, from the exons ATGCTTCAGATTGTGTTTTTCTCCATCCTGTTAACTTTCACATTCATTGAATCAGTGAAAAATATGTGGATCTGCAACACCTCAGATGCAGAGCTAACATACTCTTCCTGTG ATGACAAGAAACCCATACCAACAATAGATGTTAGACCCTGTTTGAATTGGAAAAACACTAGAGGAAATTTGTCTCTTTACTATGTTCCAC ggaGAGACATGAAAGAcctatattttaatattcatgCAAAATTAAAATCATCTGTAATACTTCCACTGAGGAAAGAAGTCTTTTGCCATGGGAATGATGGTGATTACTCATTCTGCAGAGTTTTAAAGGGAG AGACCATCAATACAACAGTGTCCTTTTCCTTCTCGTTCCTAAAGTTTCCAAag agcTCACTCCAGAGTGAGGTGATTGTGACACTTTTGATGTAG